A segment of the Macrobrachium rosenbergii isolate ZJJX-2024 chromosome 40, ASM4041242v1, whole genome shotgun sequence genome:
CCGCCGGACTTGGGtgctgccttctctctctcttctctctctctctctctctctctctctctctctctctctcgtttgctgaAAGGCCGTAAGGTGATATTCAATCGTGACTCTTATTAATTAATGTGTATAATCCTTTGTCGAGAAGCTTTGACTTAATTAAAGTTCAATAACTGTCATTAAAATCCCAGCTTTCatgtagagaaaataaatataattttttttttttggaaaaaactctTTGTCAGCAAAAACAAGCTTTACCATGagataaggtgaaagaaaaaaagataaaaaaaaatagataatacacGATACCTGATCGGAGAAtcgattatgatatatatatatatgtgtgtgtgtgtgtgcatgtgcgtagGTGCGTTTTGTCTAATCACGCCTCTTTCCCATTTTGGAAGGGCTGGTCTAAGCTGGTAGACTTCTGGTTTCACAACATATCTTTAATGGTGAGGTAATTAGGCCCCAGCATCTTGAAAgccattacttatatatataatcctgcaGAATCGAGGGCTGCACCTGCTCTAGCTGAGGAATGGGGTCATCACATTCCTcagttcatatgtgtgtgtgtatatatatatatatatatatatatatatatatatatatatatatatatatatatatatatatatatacatatatatatatatatatatatatatatatatatatatatatatatatatatgttatcaaatcaataaattaaagaTGAAACTGCGAAActgtttgaacaaaaacaaacgtGTTTCAGTGCGCCCCCAAGCAAGGGAAATCAATCACAGGATTAAAAACTCATGCATGGTTCATATGTCAATACCAgccaaatatttggaaaaaaaaaaaactatattatataCCTGTCACCAGCAATCGAAAGGGAGACTTTTGCATATGTTGCAATCTCACGAAGCCTTAAGCACTGGAGCGTACGTGTATTTAACAGATGATGACAAGATGACGACCGATATCTGACATGTTTCGTTTCAACATCTGCTAAGTAATCGCACCTTAATCATGAATTCTACCGCAAATGAAGGACTCACCTAAGACATCTTGTTGGGGCAACCACTTCACCAGCTTAACGTTAGACGGGGGGTGGGGGTATTCCTCCTCCAGTTTCATCAGGACCTAGAGATAGTGATTTTAAGCCTCTCAGTAAGTGACAATCATGAGGTGAAAATTTTGGTAAatgagaagaaataataaaattttcccgTGATTTATCTCTAAATGTTTCGATTATCAGAATGCATAGGGTTTAATGGTGAAATATTTCATGACTTTTCCCGTTACTCTAAATGGATGGCAAATACGTAGCCCTTCATGCAACactatttttaaccttttatttagtTATATGGACATTTAAATTCTTACGTTATCTATCCATACGCGTACACAaacttttccattaaaaaatgcACCCACAATCGGAGACCACCTGCCCTAAGTGgtcaaattataattaaaaaaaaaaaaaaaaattaagataaatttccATTCATATGAAATCACTTCTTATGATTCACTAGATGCGTAATATGAAATTAATGCAATATCTTGGTATGCTGGGAGCTTTATTATATACTACTGCCATAATAGGAGGGGTGTCTTCAAAAGTTTTACACAGTTTAAGTAAATTATACCCGACAGCGTTAGAATCAGTTTAACATCTTTTCTATGAGCTAAATCCCAAGTGTTTTACTTGAAGCAGATTCATgttatcttctaaaaaaaaatatatatttcaccaaTGTTAAAATCGTGTTTTATTTGAACCAGATTCATGTTATCttccaaaaaatttatatatatatatatttcaccaatGTTAAAATCGTGTTTTACTTGAACCAGATTCATGTTatcttccaaaaaatatatatatatttcaccaatGTTAAAATCGTGTTCAGTTTGAACCAGATTCATgttatcttcaaaaaaaaatatatatataataaaatatatatatatatatatatatatatatatatatatatatatatatatatatatatatatatatatatatatatatatatatatatatatatatatatatatatatatatatatatatatatatatatatttcaccaatGTTAAAATCACGAGAGTTAAATCAAACCAAAATTCTTAATGCATGCTGCCTTACTCTCTGCTCGAGGCGCCCAAACGCTCTCATGAAGGCATCGATAAGCGAGGAGGGCACGACCTTCGAGTTGAAGCTGATGCCCATCGTGAACAGGATTATTCCAGCGTCACCCGAACCGTTGACGAAGTTTTCCAGGTcctgaaatatacatacatatatatatatatatatatatatatatatatatatatatatatatatatatatatatatatatatatatatatatatatatatatatctatctataatatatatatatatatatatatatatatatatatatatatatatacatacacaaaacaaaagtagGCCATCCCAGGATCTCCTACCATTTTTCTCTCATACATTCAAGATCCGCACATTaattccataaaggagaggtCACTCAAAAACCCGGTGATGGGTCCAAGCACCAACTTGCTCTGTTGAAAATCCTCCTTTTGCCCTAATCAATTTAGTGTTTCTTGGATTCAACCAAATGCTGTTTTCACTATTGATATCAATTTTATTGTCCCAAGTCCTTGACTTGATAACCTGTCTCATGTTAGCTTTCACTTTCATGTTTCTCCTCTTACAAATGTTGTCAAAGAATTTCAAgcctccgtttttttttttttttggctgatacGCCCATTACTATATATTCAACAAACATCAGTTACTCCATACACTAATAACAACCTCGTTTCTTATTCCACCAACTTGCGCCTTCAAATCCAATACCTTCCCTGATTTCTACCAACGACTCATTCACATAAATATTAAGATAGTCATGTAAACTTCATAGACATTATctagatacattttttttttttacaaaattagccaTTTCCCGTACTCTGGTTATCTctttcatcatcaaaatattaaatcacCCTATATCCTGTTATATCTTTAGTATCCATGCAAAGCATCTGTACAAGCTTGCATCTCAACCAATTCTTTGATATGGTTTCTAAATAGCCAAAAATGCCACATTTAGACGTTCCCCCTTGCTGACATATTCCTCCTTAATTGCATTATTCCATTACAAACGTAAGAAATGCACCGCCTCTTCCCTACCTAAAACAACACTGGTCTCCCTCTTTCAAATTCTTCCGTGTGTTCCTTtttcaaaaaaagagaaaaaaaactgaattcatcTTTCCACGTACGAGCCAAAGTCGTTCTCAAAATCAGATCTGCCGCAACAAAAGAACATAATTATTTCTTCCCACTCATTCCTCTGAAAGCTTTCTCTTACCGGGGCATAATTTGTGCAGGTCAACAGCTCATTCACGCTATCTGTGACCACAGCATCAAGCTTTCCATAATTCAACCGCTTGTTCTCCTTGCAATCTCGTTGATCGCAGGCATTATTCAAATGTGGcttcattctgttttctattaTCTGCAGTACATTTCGCTCTCTTGACACGAGCCTGCTTTCTCTTCAGGCAGCATATCTCCAGATAAATCATGTTGTCTACGATCGATtggttaacatatatttacacacatgcgtacttacatacatgcaagcatgcatacatacacgcacatatttatatatatgtgtatatatacatatacatatattatgaataaaaataatttatatatatataaatatatatatatatatatatattatgaatgaaaataattatatatacatacccacaatAACTCTGGAACACAGCATTTCCAGTCTCACAGTGAAACGAAGGAGACCTGTTTGAAACTGCACGATTTCCAGGAAACCTATTTCCATACCCTTTTGTTATCGGACCTACGAAAGAGCATTAATGCACGACGGGAATCACTTACCGAAGGCAGAGGTTTAGGGGGACGAATCTGCATCCCCCCGACGTTGATGAAAGAAGGAGGAAGCAGTCTCGGATAATCCAGCGAAGGGTGGGAGTTGATGAGCACTCCGGAGAGGTTAGCCAGCAGGGCGGACGGGTGGGGAGTTCCAGGCAAATACGTCTGGATTTTGCTGTTTGTCACTGCGAACTGTACCTGGAATAGGGAGTGATGAGGACTTTTTAGAGGAGTGATTTTGGTTTAAGATGATGTCTTCATGTTTTATCACAAATATCCTGACATGGGTGATTCTTCCAGGGAGAGGCGTATCTGATGGTTGTGAAGATGAGTAGATTGAACAGTAGAATAAGCAAgtctttgtatgtgtatatatgtgaatatatatatgtatatatatatatatatatatatatatatatatatatatatatatatatatatatatatatatatacacatatacatacatgtatttataaaaatatataaatctctctctctctcgtactcacTTGCATGACCAAATGGCTACCTAGAGCCAAAAGGTGATTGAGAACTCTTTGGAAGAAGGACATGGAGTCTCCGTAGTGCGACAGAATAAAGGGGACTGACGAAGGTGGACTGAAGGCTGTGGTATACTGAGGTTCTCCTCCAGCGAAAGTGAATGCCCAGTACCCAATGGACGGAAGGTCTGCCGGGGAACATAAAATGTTTGGTtcataaacaagacaaaaaattataagtataaatatatcaaaataaaaaatttggttCAAACAGaggaaaatcatcattattataaatatatattgaaataaaaagcatTTGTTCTTATGTCAGTAAAAAACGTGAATATTTTTTGCTCTGACACATGAAGTTTTCAGAGAGTAAAAATAGGGGTTTTTTCTCAGAAGATAAAAACTATAGGGGTAGCTTATCgtttaatatagaatatatatatatatatatatatatatatatatatatatatatatatatatatatatatatacatatacatacaaaacatttttCTCCATAAGTTAGCTATGAAAGTGTATGTAatccggacatatgtttacacaaataaatttctgaacggggaactgaactgaactgaactaaaataaaagcatttatccATTAGCTAGTAGTAAGAGCGTTTTAATCgaacataaatttacataaacaatTTTCTTGAAGAGTAAATGAACTGCTGGAGGCAGCTTAAAGCTTAaatagaatgttatatatatatatatatatatatatatatatatatatatatatatatatatatatatatatatatacacacacacacacaagcattaaagaattatattacatataaacgttataaaacaaaaaccatataTACGTAAGCTAgtgataaaaaagtattttaatcgaACATATGTTGACATAAACAACTTTCctcaaaagtaaacaaactgtAGGATGCATCTTATCGTTTAAGGAgaacatcatatataaatataaaagtgcaTTTCAATCGAACATACGATTACGtaagtaattttcttaaaagcgTTAATGAACAATAATAGGCAGCTTTTCGTTTAATGAGAATGATATTACATTCCTCGTTTGCTCATGTAATGATGACGAGACGGGCGAGGGTCACAGATGAAAGCAAAAAGTCTGCGACAAAATGTAGCTTAATATGTCTGACACTCGTTAAGGAGAAAATCTCTCAGcacacattatcattatttaacttAATCGCAAAAAATGGAGGGTCTCAGCAAGTCAGCATATCTTTGCAACGACCACATTATCACATGACGCAATCTCCTGCTGCTATTAGTTTTATTCTGTTCAATCATTACGTCATAAAGGAGCTAATATTTTTGGGCTTGGAAATCTTTGTATGAACCAGTGACATCTATTTCGAGTGCTGTGATTCTCACCTTGTACTGAAGAATGTATATCTAGCAATGACAGAAATTAAGTATGTTTAGTGTACTTAAAAACGATGCTGGAATTGAGGTCTCTTTCCTGCTTCAGAGTTGATGACAGCATGACAAAGTTAGGTAGAGGCAAAGAGCCGATTGAGAGATCCTTAAATGCAACTGGTCCGTCACGTTCAATCAACAGGCATAGTAGGAATTTGTATAACTTGTATAACTTCGTTACTTACTCAAATGATGAGCCAGGGCCAAGCTGCATTCGTTGTAGAGTATGTCCACAACAGCGATGTCAAACTGCTGCCGTCTGAGATGATATATGAGTTGCTCTTGTTCGAATAACGTGCTACAGAAAACTCCAACGGTGAAGAAGGCATTCCAGGGAATGGCTGTCCATGAGGTACCTTTGCTCCACAGCAGGTCTTGAGGCAACTGGAAGCTGAAAATAAGTTATTGGTGGCTTTTATGACGGATATGATGCGGTGCAAATGGTTGCTCTGATAGGAGATGCACTGGAAACTGAATGCTAATTTTTCTCCACGGGACAAAAAGTGTATCAGAAATTTGGTTCTAGTTCAGACTTACTCCTGCGTAAAGAGTTATTTCTAGGAAGTGACGAACAAACTATAAGATAAGCATTTGGCATAGGAAACAATTGTTTGATACACCTCATAAAACtcatatgaataattttgaaaatgcaaaaattcattatttttatatctaaaatatcACCCGTATTTCCTGCCTGATAAATATAAGAGTACACAGTGCTGAAAAATCTGTACAACTCTACGgctattttttttacagagacgCGGAAACCATCAAGAAATGTATGGGatggacatacaaaataaaataagctaaagaaatgaaagtgatgaaaagca
Coding sequences within it:
- the LOC136826119 gene encoding UDP-glucuronosyltransferase 1A10-like; this encodes MRATGTSLVLTALLLLGVTRAAKILILHPMHAASHILTLRQLAGALSQQGHQIEIIRWKDEHHYPPISNPNITEHELAMNNTDGSIPHLSVEERASFQLPQDLLWSKGTSWTAIPWNAFFTVGVFCSTLFEQEQLIYHLRRQQFDIAVVDILYNECSLALAHHLNLPSIGYWAFTFAGGEPQYTTAFSPPSSVPFILSHYGDSMSFFQRVLNHLLALGSHLVMQVQFAVTNSKIQTYLPGTPHPSALLANLSGVLINSHPSLDYPRLLPPSFINVGGMQIRPPKPLPSDLENFVNGSGDAGIILFTMGISFNSKVVPSSLIDAFMRAFGRLEQRVLMKLEEEYPHPPSNVKLVKWLPQQDVLAHPKTRLFFTHCGMHGVIEALHYGVPMVGMPVFADQEDVLVRIQQKGVGTGVPKNADEETIYRAVAEVLQNPRYKRNALRLSSILRDNPEDPLNQALWLVNHVINTKGAEHLKFSARNLGFIQFFGLDVFMFWLLSIYALLFYVFPVTKRLAWSLVLSRQKMKIQ